The region ATAGTCACCAAATGAAAAATTTCCCAACATTTCGAAAAAAGTATGATGGCGGGCAGTACGACCGACGTTTTCGATATCGCCGGTGCGGACGCATTTTTGGCAGGTAGAAATTCGCGGATGAGGTGGCTTCATTTTCCCGGTGAAAAAAGGCTTAAACGGCGCCATACCAGCACCAATCAGGAGCAGGGTTGGGTCGTTTTCCGGAATAAGCGAATAACTGGACTGAATCAGATGGTCTTTACTAGCAAAAAAATCCAGAAACATTTTTCTTATTTCGTTTCCGGTCAATTGTTTCAACGTAATCAGCTCCAATATGTTAAATTTAATCCATTATTCTGGAATTATACTATAATTTAAGATTTAGTGTCAATATTTGGTGTACACATTAGGCTATAGAAGCAACTTAATACCGTGTTTTAGCAGAACCTTTCCCGCCGCTGCCACCGGTACGCCCAGCAACATGCCGGTTACACCAAACAGCTCACCACCGGCAAACAAAAAGAAAATTACTGTCAGCGGATGTAAGCCCACGTTTTCCCCTAGTATTTTAGGGCATATAATACTGCCTTCTAACTGATGAATAATTAAAAATAAAATTCCCACCTTCAAAGCCAGTAGAGGTGATTCTAACAAAGCCAGCATAACCGCCGGCGCAGCCCCAATAAATGCGCCAAAATAGGGAATAACGTCAAGTAAACCGGCGGTAATGCCAATAAGCAGGGCAAACGGTACATTAAGAAAATATAATCCGGTGCTTACCAGCACACCAACAATTATTGCTACAGTAATCTGCCCCCTGATCACACCGCTTAACACTTTATCAATGTCTTTAAGCGCCAAAATGAATTCATGCCGCCAGCGGCCGGGAATCAGAAGGATTATCTCTTCTTTAATGTTTCGCCAATCATGTAAGAGGTAAAAGGCCAGTATGGGAGTAATGGCTAACCCTATAAAATGGGTAATCAGTCCAACTAGGCCATCGGCTAAATTGCCGGCGAACGATTGTCCCTCCTGTTGCAACAACAAAAAGAAATCATCAATTGATGCCCGTATGGAATAGGGCAATACCGAGTTTTGATAGTGACTTTGAATCTGATAAAACAACTCTTCACCTTTGCCAAGTATATGTGGCAGTTCTTTCGCAAAGCTTTCCAAATCTCTCACGAAAATAGGCATCAGGCGTGCACCGCCTAAAATAATAATGCCAAATAAGATGATGTATACCAACGTGATCGCCCATCCTCTGGATAAGCCTTTGTCTTCAAGGTAACACACATAAGGATTAAGCAAATAAGCAAGTACTAGGGCGATGAAAAATGGATATAGACTATTATGCACCAGCCAAAGGAAATAAACAGTTCCCAATAAAAACAGAATAATAACAACAAGGCGAAAGTGATGTTTAGTCAGTTGCATATTCCCACCTCATCAATAAAGAAAACACGGCTTGCGCCGAGCCTTTGGCGAAAGCGGAAGCCGATGTTGCCCTTATCCTGGCAGAGAGTTATACTTTCTGTCAGGATAAAAAAAGGAGACCACACAGGCCTCCATATTACCGGACATTATTAATCCAGCTTTTTCATCAACCGCCGTCTTGCCCGGCGTGCCCCTTTCATCAGGTCACGGGTAGTATTGGTAACCGCGTCAGCACTGCGCTCCAATAATGGCTTTTTCTGCGGTTTAGCCATGGGACCTATGATGGCGCCGAGTGCTGTTCCTACAAGTCCACCCCAAACCAAGCCTTGCCAAAACTTACTGCGCATCATATCACCCCTTCTGTACCTCTAGATTAACAGTACTACCCTGCACTAAATCATTATATAGAGTTAAAGTACCATCCACCTCAACATTGAAAATTTTTATGTCTTGGTTTCGTACCGAAAACTCTATACAGCAGTCACAGCAGTAGTACTGGTCGGCACCGACTTTGCCTATTCCGCGTTGCCCGCATACAGGACAAGTTGTCATGAAACTTACACCTCACACTTGCTTAGATTCAGGTATAAGAAGATTGGTCATAGTGTCTGGAACAATTAATTTATCCTGACCAACAACTTGTGCTTGCGGTAAAGGCATAGTTTTGCGACCATAGAGCAAATCAGTGATAAGGCCGTCGGAAACTTCGTAAGCCTTTATTTCACCAGTAATACCATCATAAGCAATGTCAACCAACATACCCAGGTTTAATCCGGTATCAGTGTATATTTGCTTATCCAGCACGTCGCGCGAATAATAAATAGTTCCGGGCATCATCGCGGGAGTTAAATTCCGCAGGGCATAACTGGCTCTAACCATTACCGCATCCCGGCCCACCCGGAATAAGTCTTCAAACACAATGCCCTGGTCGTTTGTAAACCAGTTAGCGCCGGCAAGAACAATACCGCGCACAGCAGCCTGTTCCAAATCGACAATTACTTCCTGTACCTCTCCAATCTGTGCGCCGGTTCCGGTAATAAGTACCGGTAGGCCAAATAATTGACGTAGTTTTTGCATGCTAGGCCTCCACAACAGATTGTATTATTATTATGACCCAATTTGAGGCTGTTTATATCATTTAAACAGGATATTATAAATTTATCTGTTTGATGGTTACTTTACAACCTTGGCAATTATTCCGCCGCCAACAACGATATCGCCATGATAAAATACAACTGATTGGCCGGGAGTAATTGCCCGTTGCGGTGTTGTAAAGGTAACATTTACCAGTCCGTTTTCAAGGGGGATTACAGTAGCCGGGGCTGGCGGCGCACTATATCTGATTTTAGCTTCTACTGTAAGCGGCTTGTCCAAATTATCGATAGTAATAAAGTTTAGGTCACCGGCAATGAGCTCGACAGCAAAAACATCCTCGTCAGAGCCGACCACAACTTCATTACGTTCAGCGTCAAGCGCCACGACATAAAGCGGTTTGCCAACCGCCAGCCCTAATCCCTTACGTTGCCCAATGGTATAAAGCTGAACCCCTTGGTGTTTGCCGATAATATTACCGGCAGTATCTACAATATTTCCCGGTTTTAACGATTCAGGTATCCGATCTTTAAGAAAAGCTTTATAATCATCATTGGGAACAAAGCATATCTCTTGGCTGTCAGGCTTATCTGCGACCGACAGTCCCAGTTTTTTCGCCATTCTTCTTGTTTCTGTCTTGTTAAAACTGCCCAATGGCATTAAAAAATGGCGCAACGTGCGCTGATTAAGATGATAAAGCGCATAAGACTGATCTTTGGCCGGATCTACGCCTTTACGTAAAATATACCGCTGCCGCTCTTCATCATATATGATTTGGGCATAGTGGCCTGTCGCCACATACTGAGCGCCAAGCGCCAGCGCTTTATTCAGCAGTCCTTCAAATTTTACATACCGGTTACAGGCAATACACGGATTAGGTGTTCTACCGGCCGAATACTCAGCCATAAAATAATTGATTACTGTTTTCTGGAACATCTCCCGGAAGTTAAGTACATAATAAGGGATACCGAGTTTATTGGCCACCCGGCGGGCGTCATCAACAGCCGACAGCGAACAACAGCCCCGGCTGTCCGGATCATTCCCCGTCTGGTCTTTTTCCCATATCTGCATTGTTGCACCGATTACATCATAGCCTTGATGAACAAGAAGGGCGGCAGTTAAAGAACTGTCCACCCCTCCGCTCATGGCTACAACCACTCGTGGTTTGTCAGCCACTAATAATCACTTTCCTTTTTTGGCAATGTAGTCTTTAATAGCCTCATGCAGCGCGTCGGCAGCAAGGTTAGAACAGTGCATCTTGGCTGGAGGCAGCCCGCCTAACGCTTCAGCAACTGCTTGATTGGAAATTTCTAATGCCTCATCCAGTGTTTTTCCTTTAACCATTTCTGTCACCATACTGCTAGTAGCAATGGCTGCGCCACAACCAAACGTTTTAAATTTAACGTCAGTAATTATATCGTTATCGACTTGTAAATATATGCGCATAATATCACCGCATTTGGCGTTTCCCACTTCGCCAACGCCGCTGGCATTCTTTATTTCACCTACGTTACGGGGGTTGGTGAAATGGTCCATAACTTTTTCAGTATACATTATATCCTCTCCTCCCGATAATTACTGATGATGACAATGGGTACAAGGATTCGACGGCTTAAATTCAGCAGCGCTGCCGTAAAGCGGCGACATGCTGCGGAGCCGCTCTACGATTTCCGGCACTACCTCAAGAAAGTAATTAATATCTTCTTCGGTGTTGCCACGGCCAAGCGAAACCCGGAGAGATCCATGCGCCACTTCGTGAGTTAAGCCCATGGCCAGTAATACATGGGATGGATCAAGAGAACCCGAAGTACAAGCTGAACCACTGGAAGCGGCTATTCCCTTTAAGTCCAAATTAAGTAAGAGTGACTCGCCTTCAATATATAGGAAACTAAAATTGGCGTTGCCCGGCATTCTACATTCAGGATGGCCATTGAGCTTGACATGAGGAATTTTTTCCATAACGCCAGCAATCAGTTTGTCACGCAAACCTTGAATATATGTAACTTTTTTCTCCATATCCCGCTTGGCAATTTCAGCAGCCTTACCCAAACCGACAATTCCCGGTACGTTTTCTGTGCCGGCGCGCATATTGCGTTCATGCCCGCCACCATGCTGAATTTCTTCGATTTTTACGCCGCGGCGGATGTACAGGGCTCCAATCCCTTTACTGGCATAGAACTTATGGCCAGACAGAGTAAGTAAATCTATGTTTAACTCTTTAACGTCAATTGGATAGTTGCCGGCAACTTGAACGGCGTCCGTGTGAAAGTAAATTCCTTTTTCTTTAGCTAATTGCCCAATTTCTTTAATGGGCTGAATTGTTCCTACTTCGTTATTGGCAAACATGACACTGATAAGAATTGTCTTGTCAGTAATGGCGTTTTTTAGGTCTTCCATACGTACCATAGCATGTTCGTCAACCGGTAAATAGGTGACGGTAAAACCTTGCTTCTCAAGGTACTCGCATGTATGGAGAACAGCATGATGCTCGATTTGAGTAGTTATTATATGATTGCCTTTCTTGCGGTTGGCATAAGCTACACCTTTAATTGCCAGGTTGTCGCCTTCAGTACCGCCACTGGTAAAGAAGATCTCGTTAGGGCTGGCATTAATTAATGCAGCAACCTTTTCCCGTGCTTCTTCAATTGCTTTGCGCGTTTCCCGCCCAAAACTATGGACGCTGGATGGATTGCCGTATTTGTCAGTCATATATTCCAGCATCAGGTCAGCTACTTCCCTGTCAACCGGGGTAGTAGCCGAATGGTCAAAATAAATACGTTTCATGCTACTCATCTCCTTGTCCCTTGTCTTCTCTGCATAAATCAGCGAGAGAAATAGAATCTAGCACAGAAGTAATACTGTCGCGTACCTTAGCCCAAACCCCCCGGGTTACACATATATTAACCCGCTCACAGAAAGTTCTGCTCGCATCTTCGGCTAATAGGCAATCAACTGGCGCTATTGGACCTTCCATGGTTCGGATTATATCACCTACCGAAATTTGTGCCGGGTCTTTTGTTAAAGCATAGCCGCCTTGGGCGCCACGCACACTTTTAACATAACCGGCTTTCCTCAGTGTGCCCATTAACTGCTCCAGATAGTGCTCAGAAATTCCCTGGCGCTGGGCCACGCTTTTAAGTGAAATAGCGCCTTGTCCGTAATGCAGAGCCAAGTCATACATAGCCGCAACGCCATATCGTCCTTTTGTTGACAGTTTCACTGTAAACCTCTCCCGCTTCGGCTTTTCCGAGTATTATGATAGGTTTTCTTGAATTAAATATACCAAAATTACATACAAATGTCAAAGAGTTATTAGCGCTAATTTATATAGTATTTATTATATTGTCCATGCTCTAATTCAACTTATTCCAATAATAAGGCAGGTATTTATTTTAACGGACAAAACTCTGTATATCCAATTATTTTCTGGTATAATTTATGTTTAAACCTAATTGCTTTCAAACATAATAATGTACATGACAATCGCGGCAATGGAAACCAATAAAGTTTTATTTGCCATTTTGGTCTTAATTGATATCCTTTTCTTGGGTCTTGTTATGGATTCTTTCAGTATGGGGCATGGCTGGCATACTATAGCCGCATGGTCTGAACTCATTATTTCGTTGCTGGGTTTCTATGGTGCAGCGGCAATAACTCTCAACATTCATTTCGGCAAACAATTCCTGCCGACTGGTAAACCTTTTGGTATCTTTAAATAATTACTCCTCCGCAAAGTTAAGCCCCCGCGCCTGCGGGGGGTTATTTATTTTTTGTCTTTTTTTACTTTAATATACTGCAAATAGTCGGCAAATCTGACTTCAAATCCATTTCGCGTTGGCCGGTAATACGTCCTTCCAGCCAGCTTGTCAGGTAGATACTGCTGGTTAACATAGCCTTCGTCAAAATCATGGGGATATAAATATCCTTGGCCATGCCCCAACTGCTTGGCACCCCGGTAATGGGAATCCCGCAAATGAGGCGGCACTTGACCGTAATCCCGATGCCGGACATCGGCAAGGGCCTGATCGATCCCAACATACGCAGCATTACTTTTAGGAGCACAAGCCAGGTAGGTAACAGCTTGGGCCAGGGGAATCCTCCCTTCCGGCATGCCTATAAATTGGACAGCCTCAGCGGCAGCCATGGCGATCATTAAGGCCTGGGGGTCGGCATTACCAATGTCCTCAGCAGCACAAATAACGATTCGTCTGGCAATAAATTTGACATCTTCTCCGGCCTCAAGCATCCGGGCTAAATAATGCAGTGCGGCGTCAGGATCAGATCCCCGCATACTCTTGATAAAAGCCGACACAACATCATAATGATTATCGCCGCGTTTATCATAAGCATGAAGTTTTTCCCCCACTACCATTTCCACAATTTCCGGTGTCAGTTGCATTCCCAAATCATCACCAAGCATAGCAGCAGCCTGTTCAAGAATATTGAGCGCTGTTCTCGCGTCGCCGCCGGCTACAACTGCTATTTTAGTAAGTGTGTGCATGCTGTATTCGATATTTTCCTGTCCCAAGCCTCGTTCCTTATCAGTCAGCGCTTGCTCTAAAATTTGTACAAGCTCTTGCTCGTCTAGTCGCTGCAAGCGAATTACCCGCATCCGGGACAACAGTGGTGAATTTACTTCAAAATAAGGATTTTCCGTGGTAGCGCCAATTAATGTAAGCGTACCGTTTTCCACATAGGGCAAGAGAACATCCTGCTGACTTTTATTGAACCGGTGAATTTCATCCAGAAACAGGATTGTACGCTGTTGGTACAGACGCAACCGTTCTTTGGCCGCGTCAACCACCTTGCGAATGTCAGGTGTACCGGCAGCGACAGCATTAAGTTTTTCAAAGTGGCTGCCGGTAGTTTGTGCGATAATGTGTGCAAGTGTTGTTTTACCTGTACCTGGAGGGCCAAATAAAATGATGGAAGGTACATTATCGGTTTCGATCATGCGCCGCAAAAACTTGCCTCGCCCAATTATCTCCTGCTGACCAATATATTCATCCAGTGTGCGCGGGCGCATTCTTACGGCAAGCGGCCTGTGTTCTTTATCTGAATTACTAAATAAACTTTGTGAAAACAAGTCCACTCTATCACCCTTTTATTATTCGTGCCAAGGTTTCAATATAATATACATGGGCTTCAGCCTCGCAGATTATACGGTATCGCTCCGCAAATCAGCAAATCTCACAATTGTCCCTCCTTCTAAAGCTAATGGTTCTAACAAGTATTATTCTTGATAAAATGGTAAACTCCTTGAAAACTGAGCAAAACTTAGTCAAAAAAGCAAAAACACCAACATAAGTTGGTGTTTAACTGTCCCACTCAATCCCCACCATGCCGTACTGCCCGTGTTTTGAACCTGCCCTCGGCAGGTGGGTGCTCGCCTGATTACTTTGTGTGTCCCCAACACGAACAGGGCATACAGGCCATAACCAGAGACAGGCTCCCTAAGTAAAAGTGTTGGCTCAAAACATAGGCATTACACGCACACAGCAGGGTATTGAGCGTGGTGTTTCAGTTCGACTTAATATTATCAAATAAATCACGCAATTGCAAGAGCTTATATAGCGGAATATTCTTCCATTCTATTCATTACTTCTTGGGGGTAACAACCTCAGATTTGATAAACAGTTCTTTAAGCTGCCGCGGCGCAACCTCAGACGGTGCCTGCATCATCAGCTCGGAAGCGCTCTGGGTCTTCGGGAAGGCAATTACGTCACGAATGGAAGCTCTTTTAGCCATAAGCATGACCAAGCGATCAAGACCGAAGGCAATGCCACCATGCGGCGGAGTACCATATTCAAAGGCCTCCAACAAGAAGCCGAATTTTTCCAAGGCTTCTTCCGGGGTGAGGCCGATAGCTGTAAATACCTTTTCCTGGAGGTCACGGTTGTAAATCCGGATGCTGCCACCGCCTAGCTCAATACCGTTAAGCACCATATCATACGCTTTAGCTTTAATCTGACCAGGGTCGTTGTCTAAATAGGCCACATCTTCATCCCGTGGTGAAGTAAACGGATGGTGCATTGCCACCCAGCGTTTGTCTTCTTCGTCATATTCAAACATGGGAAAATCAATGACCCATAAGAAGGATAATTTGTCAGGGTCAATCAAGTTCAAACGGCGGGCCATTTCAAGCCTGAGCTGGCCCAGCGCAGCGGCGACAACTTTTGGTTTATCGGCGACAAGCAACAGGAGGTCGCCGGTTTCAGCCGCAGCTGTGGCAGTAATATTGTTAATGGTATCTTCGCTAAAGAACTTGGTAATCGGCGATTTGATGCCTTCCTCAGTATAACATATCCAGGCCAGACCTTTGGCGCCATAGTTGGCAACATATTCTACCAAGCCATCAAGTTCGCGGCGGGGAACATGGGCGTAACCTTTGACATTAATTGCCTTTACTTGTCCGCCACTTGCCAGTACGGTGTCAAATACTTTAAATCCTGATTCCGTAACCGCAGCGGACAGATCGATGATTTCCATACCGAAGCGGAGATCAGGCTTGTCCGAGCCGTAACGGGCCATAGCTTCTTCATAGCTCAGCCGGATAAACGGCGTAGGGACCTCAGCACCGATACTTTCTCTAAATATGTAGGCAATCATTTGCTCCATGAGCGATAAGATATCTTCCCGGTCAATAAATGACATTTCAAGGTCAAGCTGGGTAAATTCCGGCTGACGGTCGGCCCTAAGGTCTTCGTCCCGGAAGCATCGCGCAATCTGAAAGTAGCGTTCCATGCCTGCCACCATTAACAATTGTTTATATATTTGCGGTGATTGCGGCAGAGCATAAAATTTACCCGGATTTACCCGGCTGGGTACCAGGTAGTCTCTGGCACCTTCCGGGGTGCTTTTGGTAAGGATAGGCGTCTCAACTTCCAAGAAACGGTGCTTATCCAAAAAGTCCCGAATTGACTTGGTAACCCGGTGGCGGAGCATAAGGTCTTTTTGCATCTCAGGACGTCGTAAATCAAGATATCGGTATTTTAACCGCAGAATTTCATCAACATCAATATTGTCTTGAATATAAAACGGCGGTGTTTTAGCTGTATTTAAGATTCTCAATTCATTGCCGTAAACCTCGATAGTACCGGTATCCATGTTAGGATTAACAGTGCTTTCAGAACGTAATTTAACAACACCCTGAACTGCCAATACATACTCATTACGCACCATCTCGGCTTTGGTGAAAGCAGTTTGGTTGACATCAGGCGAAAACACTACTTGCACAATCCCCGAACGGTCACGCAAATCAATGAAGATAAGTCCACCGTGGTCACGACGTCTTGATACCCACCCGCACAAGGTGACTTCCTGTTCTGCATGGTTTTGATTAAGATCATTGCAAGCATTAGTACGTTTTAATCCCTGCATAGTATCAATTTGGCTAATTATTTTGTAACCGGCGGTCTCCATTTGTGCCATTATTTCTCCATCCCCTCTGTAATCATGTGTACCAGTTCAGCTCTATTGATTAACTCTTGACTGCCTGTTTCCATGTTTTTTAACATCACTTTATCCTGTTCCAGTTCATCTTCGCCGATTAGCGCCACAAACTTGGCCGGATATTTATTGGCATACTTCATTTGAGCCTTCAGGCTGCGGTCCATAAAATCCATGTCAGCAGTAATGCCTGCCTGGCGAAGCTCGGTTAAGAGCTTAAAAGCAGCAGCCTGGGTTTTTATCCCTAGCGGAGCGACAAACACATCAACAGCGCTTGTAATAACCGGTAGTAATGCTTGTTTCTCTAAAGCCAGCAATACTCGCTCAATACCAATTGCAAAGCCAATACCAGGAGTAGGCTGACCACCACATTCAGCCACCAGGCCATCGTAACGGCCACCGCCGCAAACCGCGCTTTGGGCGCCTAACGGCGCATACTGAATTTCAAAAGCCGTCTTGGTATAATAATCCAGTCCACGCACCAGGCGGGGATTGGTGACAAAGTTGATGCCAGCCGCTGTTAACAGTTCTTTTAAACCGTTAAAATGACTGGTACACTCCTCACATAGGCAATCCACCATGTGTGGTGCCCCTTGGGAATGCGTAGTACAGGTTTCATTTTTGCAGTCTAGAATACGCATAGGATTGCGGTCAAACCGGGACTGGCAATCTGCGCATAAATTAGGCACCTTATCGCGGAAAAACTCCTGCAGTTTAGCGCGATAAACCGGGCGACACTCAGGACAGCCGACCGAGTTGATAAACAGTTTAAGGTCGTTCAATCCTAGTTTATTAAAAAATCTCACAGCCAAACTGATAATTTCGGCGTCAACAGCCGGCCCTTTGGCGCCAAGCACTTCAATACCAAACTGATGAAATTGCCGGTAACGACCGGCCTGGGGACGATCATAGCGGAACATTGGACCAATATAAAACAGTTTGGTGGGCTGAGGTCCGGCATAGAGCTTATGTTCCAGGTAAGCCCTGACTACCGCCGCCGTATTTTCCGGCCTTAAGGTAATACTGCGCTTGCCACGGTCAGCAAATGTATACATTTCTTTTTCTACAATATCAGTAGTTTCACCAATACCGCGCAAAAAGAGCTCGGTGTGTTCAAAAACCGGGGTACGAATTTCTTGGTAGGCAAAACTACGGCATACTTCCCGTATGGTTTGTTCCACATACTGCCAGTATCCACAACTGTCAGGCAATATATCTTTGGTTCCCCGCGGTCCGGTTGTAAGCATTCGTTAATCCTCCTCATGGTCGCCATACAATCGTGAAAGCAACGCATTTCGCTCATTAAGATAAATATCTAAATTTTTTATATATGAGACAACATCTTTGGCATTATAGCAGCTCTGCAGTCGCCAATTAGACTGGTTTACCGCCTTGGTGCCGGCGGCAGGCCCAATGCCGATAATAGTCTGCCTTTCTTCCATAATCTGAATATTATAAAGGCAATCGGTGTCCGGTCTGGCATATCCAATATTTTCAAGGTTACCAGTCATATACTTTTGCCGGTATAAATAATAAGGGTGCATATCCATCTTAGAAACCCAAGCAGCAGCAATACGCAACATAGCTTGTGTCGTTTGCTCGTCAGGCAACACTTGCCCGGCAATCGTGCCTGATAGTAATGACGCTTTCAATAGGGAGCCGCGTTTTAACGCTAATGTATGTACAGTAATATTTTCAGGATTCATGGCAGCAATTTGCCGCATGGTATCTTCCATATCGGCCTGAGTCTCGCCTGGCAGGCCGGCGATGACATCCATATTAATTATCGGTATCCCTGAATGGCGGATTTTTCCGAATACGTCTATTATATCCTGAACAGTATGCCGGCGTCCAATCTGTTTTAAAGTTTTATCTTGCATTGTCTGTGGATTTATACTTACCCGGTTTACTCCATATCGTCGCAAAACGTCAATTTTTTCATCATTTATGCTGTCCGGACGACCGGCTTCAACGGTAAATTCTTTAGTTGAAGAACGGAAAAAGCCCTTCCTGATTAAGTCAAGTAAAGTGGCCAAATCGGCTGCTGCCAAACTTGTCGGTGTCCCGCCGCCAACGTAGATACTTTCTACCAATAAATTATGTTTTGCTATTAATTGGGTCGCGCTTTCAATGTCTCTCTTAATTGCCCGTAAAAAAGCATCAAGCTGTTCTCGCCGCTCAGGCAGCACATAAGCCGGAAATGAGCAGTACAAACATCTCGATGGACAGTAAGGTACTCCTACATATATACTTATCTTTCCGGGAACGGCAGGATTGTCTGGATTGGCAATTATGGAACGCTGATGAATTGCTATGTCGGTAACAAGCTGAGCTTTGTCTGTCTCTAACGCATAATCTTCCAAAAGCTTTTTGATAATTTCGGGACGGGTTAAACCTTGATCCAGTAAGCGGTGAATAATTTTGGTAGGCCGCACACCGCGTAATATTCCCCAGGGCCCTGGATTAATTCCCGTTATTTTATGCATTAATTTAAAAATATTAAGCTGTACCAAACGCCGGATAAG is a window of Sporomusaceae bacterium ACPt DNA encoding:
- the yhhT gene encoding Putative transport protein YhhT, with protein sequence MQLTKHHFRLVVIILFLLGTVYFLWLVHNSLYPFFIALVLAYLLNPYVCYLEDKGLSRGWAITLVYIILFGIIILGGARLMPIFVRDLESFAKELPHILGKGEELFYQIQSHYQNSVLPYSIRASIDDFFLLLQQEGQSFAGNLADGLVGLITHFIGLAITPILAFYLLHDWRNIKEEIILLIPGRWRHEFILALKDIDKVLSGVIRGQITVAIIVGVLVSTGLYFLNVPFALLIGITAGLLDVIPYFGAFIGAAPAVMLALLESPLLALKVGILFLIIHQLEGSIICPKILGENVGLHPLTVIFFLFAGGELFGVTGMLLGVPVAAAGKVLLKHGIKLLL
- the mnmA gene encoding tRNA-specific 2-thiouridylase MnmA → MADKPRVVVAMSGGVDSSLTAALLVHQGYDVIGATMQIWEKDQTGNDPDSRGCCSLSAVDDARRVANKLGIPYYVLNFREMFQKTVINYFMAEYSAGRTPNPCIACNRYVKFEGLLNKALALGAQYVATGHYAQIIYDEERQRYILRKGVDPAKDQSYALYHLNQRTLRHFLMPLGSFNKTETRRMAKKLGLSVADKPDSQEICFVPNDDYKAFLKDRIPESLKPGNIVDTAGNIIGKHQGVQLYTIGQRKGLGLAVGKPLYVVALDAERNEVVVGSDEDVFAVELIAGDLNFITIDNLDKPLTVEAKIRYSAPPAPATVIPLENGLVNVTFTTPQRAITPGQSVVFYHGDIVVGGGIIAKVVK
- the iscU_1 gene encoding Iron-sulfur cluster assembly scaffold protein IscU — translated: MYTEKVMDHFTNPRNVGEIKNASGVGEVGNAKCGDIMRIYLQVDNDIITDVKFKTFGCGAAIATSSMVTEMVKGKTLDEALEISNQAVAEALGGLPPAKMHCSNLAADALHEAIKDYIAKKGK
- the iscS gene encoding Cysteine desulfurase IscS; protein product: MKRIYFDHSATTPVDREVADLMLEYMTDKYGNPSSVHSFGRETRKAIEEAREKVAALINASPNEIFFTSGGTEGDNLAIKGVAYANRKKGNHIITTQIEHHAVLHTCEYLEKQGFTVTYLPVDEHAMVRMEDLKNAITDKTILISVMFANNEVGTIQPIKEIGQLAKEKGIYFHTDAVQVAGNYPIDVKELNIDLLTLSGHKFYASKGIGALYIRRGVKIEEIQHGGGHERNMRAGTENVPGIVGLGKAAEIAKRDMEKKVTYIQGLRDKLIAGVMEKIPHVKLNGHPECRMPGNANFSFLYIEGESLLLNLDLKGIAASSGSACTSGSLDPSHVLLAMGLTHEVAHGSLRVSLGRGNTEEDINYFLEVVPEIVERLRSMSPLYGSAAEFKPSNPCTHCHHQ
- the cymR gene encoding HTH-type transcriptional regulator CymR, with protein sequence MKLSTKGRYGVAAMYDLALHYGQGAISLKSVAQRQGISEHYLEQLMGTLRKAGYVKSVRGAQGGYALTKDPAQISVGDIIRTMEGPIAPVDCLLAEDASRTFCERVNICVTRGVWAKVRDSITSVLDSISLADLCREDKGQGDE
- the rarA gene encoding Replication-associated recombination protein A, which encodes MDLFSQSLFSNSDKEHRPLAVRMRPRTLDEYIGQQEIIGRGKFLRRMIETDNVPSIILFGPPGTGKTTLAHIIAQTTGSHFEKLNAVAAGTPDIRKVVDAAKERLRLYQQRTILFLDEIHRFNKSQQDVLLPYVENGTLTLIGATTENPYFEVNSPLLSRMRVIRLQRLDEQELVQILEQALTDKERGLGQENIEYSMHTLTKIAVVAGGDARTALNILEQAAAMLGDDLGMQLTPEIVEMVVGEKLHAYDKRGDNHYDVVSAFIKSMRGSDPDAALHYLARMLEAGEDVKFIARRIVICAAEDIGNADPQALMIAMAAAEAVQFIGMPEGRIPLAQAVTYLACAPKSNAAYVGIDQALADVRHRDYGQVPPHLRDSHYRGAKQLGHGQGYLYPHDFDEGYVNQQYLPDKLAGRTYYRPTRNGFEVRFADYLQYIKVKKDKK
- the aspS_2 gene encoding Aspartate--tRNA ligase, which translates into the protein MAQMETAGYKIISQIDTMQGLKRTNACNDLNQNHAEQEVTLCGWVSRRRDHGGLIFIDLRDRSGIVQVVFSPDVNQTAFTKAEMVRNEYVLAVQGVVKLRSESTVNPNMDTGTIEVYGNELRILNTAKTPPFYIQDNIDVDEILRLKYRYLDLRRPEMQKDLMLRHRVTKSIRDFLDKHRFLEVETPILTKSTPEGARDYLVPSRVNPGKFYALPQSPQIYKQLLMVAGMERYFQIARCFRDEDLRADRQPEFTQLDLEMSFIDREDILSLMEQMIAYIFRESIGAEVPTPFIRLSYEEAMARYGSDKPDLRFGMEIIDLSAAVTESGFKVFDTVLASGGQVKAINVKGYAHVPRRELDGLVEYVANYGAKGLAWICYTEEGIKSPITKFFSEDTINNITATAAAETGDLLLLVADKPKVVAAALGQLRLEMARRLNLIDPDKLSFLWVIDFPMFEYDEEDKRWVAMHHPFTSPRDEDVAYLDNDPGQIKAKAYDMVLNGIELGGGSIRIYNRDLQEKVFTAIGLTPEEALEKFGFLLEAFEYGTPPHGGIAFGLDRLVMLMAKRASIRDVIAFPKTQSASELMMQAPSEVAPRQLKELFIKSEVVTPKK
- the hisS gene encoding Histidine--tRNA ligase — translated: MLTTGPRGTKDILPDSCGYWQYVEQTIREVCRSFAYQEIRTPVFEHTELFLRGIGETTDIVEKEMYTFADRGKRSITLRPENTAAVVRAYLEHKLYAGPQPTKLFYIGPMFRYDRPQAGRYRQFHQFGIEVLGAKGPAVDAEIISLAVRFFNKLGLNDLKLFINSVGCPECRPVYRAKLQEFFRDKVPNLCADCQSRFDRNPMRILDCKNETCTTHSQGAPHMVDCLCEECTSHFNGLKELLTAAGINFVTNPRLVRGLDYYTKTAFEIQYAPLGAQSAVCGGGRYDGLVAECGGQPTPGIGFAIGIERVLLALEKQALLPVITSAVDVFVAPLGIKTQAAAFKLLTELRQAGITADMDFMDRSLKAQMKYANKYPAKFVALIGEDELEQDKVMLKNMETGSQELINRAELVHMITEGMEK